The Xyrauchen texanus isolate HMW12.3.18 chromosome 49, RBS_HiC_50CHRs, whole genome shotgun sequence genome contains the following window.
gcatgtttttttgttttttgagcacCTTGCATTGCAGCTTTGTACACACTGGACATCTGGATATCTGCGGTGTCATTGCTGTTGGTTGGAAACGGCTCTGCAAAGCCATACATGTGCAGGAGCTGCCAGTTTGCCATCTGCCCGTACGTGTTAAAGACCTCCTCCCCCTTTTCAATACGCCGTACGGCCACCATCTTCAGACACTCCTGTGATAGCATAAAATATAGACATCTAACACAACAGAACAATAAGCATTACAAGCACAGAACATTTGCAAATATCTATCCTCACATACAGGTGTATATTCTAGATTGGCATTGTGCTTGGAGACGTGATTCAGCATGTCAGCCATTGGCACCATCATTGGAGGATTGGGCTCTTTTTCTTCCTCTTCATCCTCAACAGGCTCCTGAAAACTAAGAGAAAAGACAATTGAGAAACATGAGAAAATGTTAATGGAATAttcggggttcaatacaagttaagttcaatcgacagcgtttgtcttataatgttgattaccacaaaaatgtattacgactcgtccctccttttcttcaaaaatgcaaaaatcaaggttacagtgaggcacttacaattggagtgaatggggccaattttagtagggtttaaacttgtgtattattttaaactatgaagttgtttaaatcataatttttatggtcattttagggtttagagAGTTTTGTTGGCATTgtaacaaatttgtaaaattctggataaaactttacacagtTTAGGACGTgatttatctcactaaaatcatgttaacctaGAAATAGTtttcatcttgtggctatacttctgaaagtGTGAAGGGCAAATTCACTAAACGTTTGCACCACTTTTGCGCATggtatttcagagcaaaaacgaACCATAATCGAATTTAAGCAGgtgcaatcagcactgaaattaCAATTTCCATTTTGAGTTTTTCAATTAAGTCATTGGCATTCCTTTCCACGCAAACACCttctttatattaatttatgctttttaAGATTATAAagattgtgcttcattcaccAAAATTGTCTTTGTGCAATTTACATCACGCTATTACCACCAGATGAAGCAGGCGGTAAAATTAACTTAAtataaagagatgtttgtgtacattttcaatcgatcatatcagcagtaattcgtCAACTAATGATCAAATGATGCGGAAGAGTGTTATAACcaggcatatatccagatgcgtGGTGTTGTCAAGTGCTCTTTCAGCATTTTATAGAGATGATTTACGTGTCTGGACCACAGTAGTCAGTGATGCTGTTCGGTTCTGCCAAAGTGTGTCAGATAatggtggtctgctgcatcctccactaTACAGCGCAATGAATTGGTCCGCAAGAACGGAATTGCATTCAGTAGCTATTTAGTGGGTGCATTTGcgccgttgcctgatctgcatgaTTCTTTTAGTGAATCGGGTGCTAACAggcaaaaaaaaagtgcaaataaccAGCACTTTGACCGGGTgcaattaattcttagtgaatctgccccaagtattttaatgtttacagattggccccattcactttcattgtaagtacctcactgtaacctagactGGTCCCTAGCTAGtatggacaagtcaaaattatttttggtgaTAATCAACATTCAAGCTGAACTTGATCCCCAAATATTCCTTCTGCTTGTTGCAAAAAAGTGCATCATCTGAGATGTCTGGTTCTGTACAACCAGTTggtacaacaaaaacaaaataattcagataatgtCATTACTGTGATGTTAAAGTGCCATTTGTGTTCCACTCAAGGTTGGGTTTTTATGGGGAGAGCTACTGGTTAACAGGTTGAACATCATCAGGTGGCAGATTGGTCATTCATTCTGGCAAAGTGCTTTGCTGCAAGAATATAACTGAAGGAAATCctcattttcatatttgtgtcAGAAATGGTTAAAAAGTACCTGAGCTGTACATGAGAGGAGATTCAAAAGATGTCTCACCTGTAGGCCATGACAAATGCTACCAGACTCTTGTAGAGCTCCAGGTTGTGCTTCTCAGGGTCCCACAGGTCAGGATGAGACTTTATGAATGGAAGGACGATGTTATTATATTCAGCCTGGAGTTTTTTCAGATCAGTGTCAACAGCCTCAGGAATTCCAGTGCCTTGAAGGAGTTTATCTCGCTCCTCCTCAGACcttcaaaacagaaacaaaaagacTTGAAGGATTTTTGAAGGATATCTTTAAGTACTGAAGATATGCACAGCAGgtagtcattattgcaaaataatgtcGTCTATGAGCATGAGgacctaagtagtgggaattgggcattccaaactgggagaaaagaaaaaaaaagtcttgtttatgcttttttatgtttcaataaatgaattacatttttaaagcaaaatcaataaagcagaAAAAACACTGACCCTCGGCAGGGGGGTTGACAGTGTAATCAGATATCGCAATGTTTTTTAAGGTGATtattgctaaaatattttttacatatcgcccagccctatagggcatgcaaagaaaagaaACTTTAAAGAATTGTGCTCCATCAGCACATACATTTtctctccaacttcatatcttgtgaaaaaTGATGAACCATATTCCCCAATAAACCTCATccagtaaaataaacaaacaaaactcttTTACATATAtagccaatatactgtatatttatttggtCCCCTACCAAAACATGGGATGATCCAGCACCTTAAAGTCTGGCCAGAGGGACAGGTATGGTTTCCAGGAAGACTGTGGACATGTGTACTCATACAGAAGAGTCAGAAGAAGAGGAACCCATCCTGATCCGCTCTCCAAAGacttcttccctaaagaaattaCCATTTAAAAAACAGAACACAGGGTCAtgattttaaaagtttatataCGAGACCAGGCTGTTCTCTTACCATCTTCAAGCACCTTTTTGATCTTAGTGGTGCCCTGATGCAGAAGTGCATCTCTAGGTATGGAGAACACCACGTGTCCCTCTTCAATGTCCTCTTTGGCAAGCATGCCATACATTGCAACAGTGCCCTCTTTACTTAGGTACACCTATTGCAGTGCATATAGTTACATATCTCGACGTTTCAGTTGAAAGGATAAACAGTATGCGATTTCATCATGACATAAGCTGTTATAAtcatgtatttattattcaagTTGGTCATAGACGTTAAGATTAGTTCTGACTTACCTTATCACTCAGATTCAGGTTCACACGATCACACCAGCACAAGAAGTTCTTCAGTGGGTCAAACACACAGCACTCATCATCTATCTGAAACCACACACACGATAAGACTCAGTATCAAAGTCATGCGGAGGGATCGTGAGTATTACAAGCACAAAGATCATGTGAGAGGTGAGGGCTGCAAAGTTATTTCATGTGAATTAATAATTGGAATATCTTGCAAACGGTCAATAATATTACCTTTGGCCTTTTTGCTTCTGACGCCATTTCTTCAAAACGAAAGCTGAAGAGCGATGTTCAAATATCTATATTGTTTTATGATGAACACACTAGAGTACAGTAATAACCGTGTTCTATGTACTTCCATGTGACGAGAATTGATCGCTTCTTCGTCTTCTTGTATTATTGTAGATGGTGAAGTGATCAAGTGTTTTAGCGCCACCTACTGATTTTTACctcaaagcaaaaaataaataaacaattaaatgtgAACAATAGCGTTTGGATTACCACAGATAATAGTCCCtcgattaataaaatatgcaagtCAGACACTTccatttacaataaaatacacactgttttaaaacaaaattttaaccaggaatattctgggtttagtaaaaattaaacaactgtagagctcaaataatacacaagttttaaaagaataattaatataagtgcttttatgaaattataagctcaatcaacagcatgtgtggcataatgttgattacttaaaaaatgtatttagactcttccttacttttctttatatatatatatatatatataaagaagaagctaaaattgaggttacagtgaggcacttacaatgggagtgaatgggggcaatttatggagggattaaaggcagaaatatgaagcttatactttcataaaagcacttatattaattattcttttaaaacttgtgtattatttgagctctacagttgtttaatttttacagtcattttagggtttgttgacattacatcatcatgcgattaagttgtaaaattggttatatctttacacagaaaaggttagtaagtgatttcatcacactgaaatcatgattacatgcatattgtttatgtcttgtggctatacttttgaaacagtgagtattttaacatttaaaaattggtcACACTCACTTCctttgttagtgcctcactggaaactcgatttttgcttttttaaagaaaagttggtGCAAGTCAAACgtaattgttgtggtaatcaatattacacCCCGATGCTGTCGATTGAGGAAGGGGTTCAAGAGGTCAAAGGTAAAAGTTTATTGAGTGAACCAATAAACCTGAGAAGGCCAGCTGTCCGCTCTGCTTTCTCAGTCTCAGACTCCCAGTCTTTATACATTTCTGTTAtctcttctgaagccataaatTGTTCATTCTCATTATCTCTAACCAATGGGCTTGCTTCCCCACCTGTCTCTGCTCGCCACTATTATATCTTAGACCATATGACTTCTTTCTAATCGTGGAAACCTAGCAacccatttgttttttaataagaaCATTCTGATCCCATctttcccccccaaaaaaaactgtgcaccgtgtgtgtgtgtatgtgtgtgtgtgtgtgtgtgtgtgtgtgtgtgtgtgtgttttccagtatCTGGGTGTGAACTGTTGAACTATAACATATAGGTAGTTGTGGCTTCTTGTGCAACCTCTGAAACGGTGGAGATCCATTTGTAGTGTATGCATCCTCTTAAATGGACTTGGGTTCTCACCACTAACTGTAattgatagaaaaatatttccattatcagTTCAGTTGACTCAACTGTTAGTTGATACAACACCTGTACTGCAATGCATACatgcaatacataaaataatgaaGAATACCTTTAGTGTTTTTCAAGTCCCTAAATCCATCCCTCTGGAATGTGGTGTTTGACCCTTTCTGACTGttgaacatatacacacacaacaatatGCTTCATCCTCAGATGGAGAGTACCATAGCCAGGGGTATTTATTTTCCCACTCCACACTATACCTCAACAGCCTTTTCCCAAATTACCTTCggggatatacactcacctaaaggattattaggaacaccatactaatactgtgtttgaccccctttcgccttcagaactgccttaattctacgtggcattgattcaacaaggtgctgaaagcattctttagaaatgttggcccatattgataggatagcatcttgcagttgatggagatttgtgggatgcacatccagggcatgaagctcccgttcccccacatcccaaagatgctctattgggttgagatctggtgactgtgggggccattttagtacagtgaactcattgtcatgttcaagaaaccaatttgaaatgattcgagctttgtgacatggtgcattatcctgctggaagtagccatcagaggatgggtacatggtggccataaagggatggacatggtcagaaacaatattcaggtaggccgtggcatttaaacgatgcccaattggcactaaggggcctaaagtgtgccaagaaaacatcccccacaccattacaccaccaccaccagcctgcacagtggtaacaaggcatgatggatccatgttctcattctgtttacgccaatttctgactctaccatctgaatgtctcaacagaaatcgagactcatgagaccaggcaacatttttccagtcttcaactgtccaattttggtgagctcttgcaaattgtagcctctttttcctatttgtagtggagatgagtggtacccggtggggtcttctgctgttgtagcccatccgcctcaaggttgtgcatgttgtggcttcacaaatgctttgctgcatacctcggttgtaacgagtggttatttcaggcaaagttgctcttctatcagcttgaatcagtcggcccattctcctctgacctctagcatcaacaaggcattttcagcccacaggactgccgcatactggatgtttttccttttcacaccattctttgtaaaccctagaaatggttgtgcgtgaatatcccagtaactgagcagattgtgaaatactcagaccggcccgtctggcaccaacaaccatgccacgctcaaaattgcttaaatcacctttctttcccattctgacattcagtttggagttcaggagattatcttgaccaggaccacacccctaaatgcattgaagcaactgccatgtgattggttgattagataattgcattaatgagaaattgaacaggtgttcctaataatcctttaggtgagtgtatatactggtCCCTGCTCCATTTGTTTTGAAGGATGCTCTGCCTCTCCTCATCAGAGCAGTGGCTTCTGCATTTATATATTGCAGGGTCATTGGCTGCAAAGCTTGAACCTTCTGACACAGTGAGTGTCACATCTTGACTGTCCTTCACCTATTATTTCCCTCTTTTCTCCTTCTAATTCTTTCTCCTCCTCAActgcctgacttctctctcctgtctcctctgttgaataataataataataataataataataataataataataataataataaaacaagtctaaataactgACCAATTAAGTTATTGGTCATAATATCATTCAACAATAGGTTATGTTTGGCCCATGCTTATTAAAAGGATAATATCCATCACTTAACAACACATTAATTATCcatagcttcaaagttttggtacccattaacttgcattgtatggacctacagagctgaaataatcttctaaaaatcataatttgtgttctgcagaaaaaagaaagtactatccctttaatggtatAATGTAAAGATTTCATGGTAATTTCTTAATCTTCATTTATTCAATCTTTTCTATAAACCTCACTAACAGCCATCTTATCTACTATACTTTCATGCACTATATTAATATTTTGGCTTATTTTTAAGATTcacgcatttaaatttcataacaaatggCAACATATTCaattgtgttatttaaaaaaaaactgattttgttATAggttactcaattcaatttgattgaattttgttttgaaattaaaacacgaaaattttaaaatgtatttatatgtagTGTATTTGGCCAAGTAAGCCTACCATCAAACCTTCCACACACCTTACTTGGAAGACTCCAATTTCAAGTTTTCAGCTACAAACAC
Protein-coding sequences here:
- the setd6 gene encoding N-lysine methyltransferase setd6, which encodes MASEAKRPKIDDECCVFDPLKNFLCWCDRVNLNLSDKVYLSKEGTVAMYGMLAKEDIEEGHVVFSIPRDALLHQGTTKIKKVLEDGKKSLESGSGWVPLLLTLLYEYTCPQSSWKPYLSLWPDFKVLDHPMFWSEEERDKLLQGTGIPEAVDTDLKKLQAEYNNIVLPFIKSHPDLWDPEKHNLELYKSLVAFVMAYSFQEPVEDEEEEKEPNPPMMVPMADMLNHVSKHNANLEYTPECLKMVAVRRIEKGEEVFNTYGQMANWQLLHMYGFAEPFPTNSNDTADIQMSSVYKAAMQETQSEADQQLIKYKWNMLCEMEILGDKGVFIFGQSGALTYNELHTTLKVLCMSAQELKEFCENEGWEEDEEDEDDKMEQALSFDKLTASSSEWKHLLHVAAGFTLDSYSEDVDTDRRLLEDQGALEKLSSRERRALHVRYGQKNILQRLQELTKPTS